One genomic segment of Oncorhynchus mykiss isolate Arlee unplaced genomic scaffold, USDA_OmykA_1.1 un_scaffold_432, whole genome shotgun sequence includes these proteins:
- the LOC110493829 gene encoding histone H1-like produces the protein MAEVAPAPAAAAPAKAPKKKAAAKPKKAGPSVGELIVKAVSASKERSGVSLAALKKSLAAGGYDVEKNNSRVKIAVKSLVTKGTLVQTKGTGASGSFKLNKKAVEAKKPAKKAAAPKAKKVAAKKPAAAKKPKKVAAKKAVAAKKSPKKAKKPATPKKAAKSPKKVKKPAAAAKKAAKSPKKATKAAKPKAAKPKAAKAKKAAPKKK, from the coding sequence ATGGCAGAAGTCGCACCAGCACCCGCCGCCGCCGCGCCGGCCAAGGCACCCAAGAAGAAGGCAGCAGCCAAGCCCAAGAAAGCGGGACCCAGCGTAGGCGAGCTCATCGTCAAGGCGGTGTCCGCCTCCAAGGAGAGGAGCGGCGTGTCCCTGGCCGCGCTCAAGAAGTCTCTGGCGGCAGGCGGCTACGACGTGGAGAAGAACAACTCCCGTGTCAAGATCGCCGTCAAGAGCCTCGTCACCAAGGGCACCCTGGTCCAGACTAAGGGCACCGGTGCTTCCGGCTCCTTCAAGCTCAACAAGAAGGCCGTCGAGGCAAAGAAGCCCGCCAAGAAAGCCGCAGCCCCCAAAGCTAAGAAGGTGGCCGCCAAGAAGCCCGCCGCCGCCAAGAAGCCCAAGAAGGTAGCAGCCAAGAAGGCCGTGGCCGCAAAGAAGTCCCCCAAGAAGGCCAAGAAGCCCGCTACACCCAAAAAGGCCGCCAAGAGCCCAAAGAAGGTGAAGAAGCCCGCCGCAGCGGCCAAGAAAGCGGCCAAGAGCCCCAAGAAGGCTACCAAGGCAGCGAAGCCCAAAGCCGCCAAGCCCAAGGCGGCCAAGGCCAAGAAGG
- the LOC118956956 gene encoding histone H2B: MPEPAKSAPKKGSKKAVTKTAGKGGKKRRKSRKESYAIYVYKVLKQVHPDTGISSKAMGIMNSFVNDIFERIAGESSRLAHYNKRSTITSREIQTAVRLLLPGELAKHAVSEGTKAVTKYTSSK, translated from the coding sequence ATGCCCGAGCCAGCAAAGTCCGCGCCCAAGAAGGGCTCCAAGAAAGCCGTCACCAAGACCGCAGGGAAAGGCGGCAAGAAACGCCGAAAGTCGAGGAAGGAGAGCTACGCCATTTACGTGTACAAAGTCCTGAAGCAGGTCCACCCCGATACCGGCATCTCCTCCAAGGCCATGGGAATCATGAACTCGTTCGTGAACGACATCTTCGAGCGTATCGCCGGAGAGTCGTCTCGCCTGGCCCACTACAACAAGCGTTCCACCATCACCTCCAGGGAGATCCAGACCGCAGTGCGCCTGCTGCTCCCCGGAGAGCTGGCCAAGCACGCAGTGTCCGAGGGCACCAAGGCCGTGACCAAGTACACCAGCTCCAAGTAA
- the LOC118956957 gene encoding histone H4, with protein sequence MSGRGKGGKGLGKGGAKRHRKVLRDNIQGITKPAIRRLARRGGVKRISGLIYEETRGVLKVFLENVIRDAVTYTEHAKRKTVTAMDVVYALKRQGRTLYGFGG encoded by the coding sequence ATGTCTGGAAGAGGTAAAGGCGGCAAGGGACTCGGAAAAGGAGGCGCTAAGCGTCACCGTAAGGTTCTCCGCGATAACATCCAGGGAATCACCAAGCCCGCCATTCGCCGTCTGGCTCGCCGTGGCGGCGTGAAGCGTATCTCCGGGCTGATCTACGAGGAGACCCGCGGTGTCCTGAAGGTGTTCCTTGAGAACGTGATCCGTGACGCCGTCACCTACACCGAGCACGCCAAGAGGAAGACCGTTACGGCCATGGACGTGGTCTACGCTCTGAAACGCCAGGGACGCACCCTGTACGGTTTCGGCGGTTAA